One window of Camelina sativa cultivar DH55 chromosome 4, Cs, whole genome shotgun sequence genomic DNA carries:
- the LOC104780498 gene encoding tubulin beta-2 chain-like translates to MREILHIQGGQCGNQIGAKFWEVVCAEHGIDPTGRYTGDSDLQLERINVYYNEASCGRFVPRAVLMDLEPGTMDSLRSGPYGQTFRPDNFVFGQSGAGNNWAKGHYTEGAELIDSVLDVVRKEAENCDCLQGFQVCHSLGGGTGSGMGTLLISKIREEYPDRMMLTFSVFPSPKVSDTVVEPYNATLSVHQLVENADECMVLDNEALYDICFRTLKLTTPSFGDLNHLISATMSGVTCCLRFPGQLNSDLRKLAVNLIPFPRLHFFMVGFAPLTSRGSQQYRSLTVPELTQQMWDSKNMMCAADPRHGRYLTASAMFRGKMSTKEVDEQMLNVQNKNSSYFVEWIPNNVKSTVCDIPPTGLKMASTFIGNSTSIQEMFRRVSEQFTAMFRRKAFLHWYTGEGMDEMEFTEAESNMNDLVSEYQQYQDATADEEGEYEDEEEGEYQQEEY, encoded by the exons ATGCGTGAGATCCTTCACATCCAAGGTGGTCAATGCGGTAACCAGATCGGTGCCAAGTTCTGGGAAGTGGTTTGCGCCGAGCACGGCATAGATCCAACCGGTAGGTACACCGGAGACTCAGATCTACAACTTGAGCGGATCAATGTTTACTACAACGAAGCTAGTTGCGGTAGATTCGTTCCTCGTGCTGTGCTTATGGATTTGGAGCCAGGAACCATGGATAGTCTCAGATCTGGACCGTATGGTCAAACCTTCCGTCCTGATAACTTCGTTTTCGGTCAGTCTGGTGCTGGTAACAACTGGGCGAAAGGACATTACACTGAAGGAGCTGAGCTAATTGATTCGGTACTCGATGTTGTTCGTAAGGAAGCTGAGAACTGTGACTGCTTGCAAG gGTTTCAGGTTTGTCATTCGTTGGGAGGAGGAACTGGATCTGGTATGGGAACACTTTTGATTTCCAAGATCCGTGAAGAGTACCCAGATCGAATGATGCTTACATTCTCGGTGTTCCCTTCGCCTAAGGTTTCTGACACCGTTGTTGAGCCTTACAACGCTACTTTGTCTGTTCATCAGCTTGTTGAGAATGCAGATGAGTGCATGGTTCTTGATAATGAGGCCTTGTACGATATTTGCTTCAGGACTCTGAAACTCACAACACCTAGCT TTGGTGACTTGAACCATTTGATCTCTGCTACAATGTCTGGTGTCACATGCTGTTTGAGATTCCCTGGTCAGCTCAACTCTGACCTCCGTAAGCTTGCTGTGAATCTTATCCCATTCCCTCGTCTTCACTTCTTCATGGTGGGTTTTGCTCCTCTCACCTCAAGAGGGTCTCAGCAGTACCGTTCCCTCACAGTCCCTGAGCTCACCCAGCAAATGTGGGATTCCAAGAACATGATGTGTGCTGCTGACCCAAGACACGGACGCTACCTCACAGCCTCTGCCATGTTCCGTGGCAAGATGAGCACAAAAGAAGTTGACGAGCAGATGCTGAACGTGCAGAACAAGAACTCTTCCTACTTTGTTGAGTGGATCCCCAACAATGTCAAATCAACAGTCTGTGACATCCCACCTACTGGTCTAAAGATGGCTTCCACTTTCATTGGCAACTCAACATCGATTCAAGAGATGTTCAGGCGTGTGAGTGAGCAGTTCACAGCAATGTTCAGGAGAAAGGCTTTCTTGCATTGGTACACAGGTGAAGGAATGGACGAGATGGAGTTCACAGAAGCTGAGAGCAACATGAACGACCTTGTTTCAGAGTACCAGCAATACCAAGACGCAACTGCAGATGAAGAAGGTGAGTAcgaggatgaggaagaaggagaatacCAACAGGAGGAGTACTGA